The following coding sequences are from one Triticum dicoccoides isolate Atlit2015 ecotype Zavitan chromosome 4A, WEW_v2.0, whole genome shotgun sequence window:
- the LOC119288092 gene encoding 60S ribosomal protein L22-like, producing the protein MVVALGPGRFYGGGLPRPRVFPGDRVDPPAPVTDALLCWARDAHWSMGGLAAKRLRLQGRIEGNLVKLRRTARRDARVSAKSSKAKVRAVGHGPAPATLDDALGSDDDDSEDEAEVAAQEKAMRREVVEDDEDSESGESEGEGVPLVTIAAAAKRKRVRKLSDEFDRIAAAQLEGGGKKKPAAAAPAKAPLSKKASGAAAVPAPAAEAPAKKSLKRKAVAPAAVTAARTSPKRKAAEAPAARRTSPRSKH; encoded by the coding sequence ATGGTGGTCGCGCTCGGCCCCGGCAGGTTCTACGGCGGCGGCCTCCCGCGCCCGCGCGTCTTCCCCGGCGACCGCGTCGACCCGCCGGCGCCCGTcaccgacgcgctcctctgctGGGCCCGCGACGCTCACTGGTCCATGGGCGGCCTCGCCGCCAAGCGCCTCCGCCTGCAGGGCCGCATCGAGGGCAACCTCGTCAAGCTCCGCCGCACCGCGCGCCGCGACGCCAGGGTCTCCGCCAAGTCCTCCAAGGCCAAGGTCCGCGCCGTCGGGCACGGGCCCGCCCCTGCCACTCTCGACGACGCGCTCGGCTCCGACGACGACGAttcggaggacgaggcggaggtcgCGGCCCAGGAGAAGGCGATGCGGCGCGAGGTCGTGGAGGATGATGAGGACTCCGAGTCCGGCGAGTCGGAGGGCGAGGGGGTGCCGCTCgtcaccatcgccgccgccgccaagaggAAGCGCGTCAGGAAGCTCTCCGACGAGTTCGACCGCATCGCCGCCGCGCAGCTGGAGGGCGGCGGGAAGAAGAAGCCTGCGGCCGCGGCTCCGGCCAAGGCGCCGCTGAGCAAGAAGGCTTCTGGTGCTGCGGCCGTTCCTGCTCCGGCCGCTGAGGCGCCGGCAAAGAAgtcgctcaagaggaaggcggtggcACCGGCGGCTGTGACAGCGGCGAGGACCTCACCAAAGAGGAAGGCTGCGGAGGCGCCGGCGGCAAGGAGGACCTCGCCGAGGTCCAAGCACTGA